One region of uncultured Sulfurimonas sp. genomic DNA includes:
- a CDS encoding molybdopterin molybdotransferase MoeA, with the protein MKLLSYETSQNMLDLLDVGNLRTENLPLSATLGRVLADDIVAKFNDPQFPTASMDGYAVKYADLDKDSISILGDNPAGSDEKRVLHDGECIKTFTGSKMPEGADTLIQIENVSVSENSDKIYIDEKVPFGFSVRPVGEGYKSGDVLIKKGTKIGFAEIGVMAGLNQVMVKVALKPRVAVISTGSEILDLGQPSDNPAQIRSSNNYTLCALFEQAGADAIQLGTAPDDRDSIMQTFENALASADILISTGGVSVGDYDFVKDIVPRLGAEVVYKGVAIKPGKHIMVAQREGKFILALPGFAYSSTVTSILYALPLVSKMLGKSEAYKTVEAKLSQKFTKRSRLTEFTACNIVVEDGQYLVNFEDKKVGSSAILTNMLNNSALMVTSEDDGDLEEGTFVNVILLENF; encoded by the coding sequence ATGAAATTATTATCTTATGAAACAAGCCAAAATATGCTCGATTTACTAGATGTAGGAAATTTAAGAACTGAAAATTTACCACTAAGTGCAACTCTTGGAAGGGTCTTAGCTGATGATATAGTGGCAAAGTTTAATGACCCTCAATTTCCAACAGCATCTATGGATGGTTACGCTGTAAAATATGCAGACTTAGATAAGGATAGCATCTCTATTTTAGGTGATAATCCTGCTGGAAGCGATGAAAAAAGAGTTTTGCATGATGGAGAGTGTATTAAAACTTTTACAGGTTCTAAGATGCCAGAAGGTGCGGATACACTTATTCAGATAGAAAATGTAAGCGTAAGTGAAAATAGTGATAAAATTTATATAGATGAGAAAGTGCCTTTTGGATTTTCTGTGCGTCCCGTAGGTGAAGGATATAAATCTGGTGATGTTCTAATAAAAAAAGGAACAAAAATAGGTTTCGCTGAAATTGGCGTTATGGCTGGATTAAACCAAGTAATGGTAAAAGTAGCACTTAAACCAAGAGTTGCAGTTATCTCTACAGGTAGTGAAATTTTAGATCTTGGTCAGCCAAGTGATAATCCTGCACAAATCAGAAGTTCAAATAACTACACTCTGTGTGCTTTGTTTGAACAAGCTGGTGCAGATGCTATACAGCTAGGAACTGCGCCAGACGATAGAGACTCTATAATGCAAACTTTTGAAAATGCTCTTGCATCTGCTGATATTCTTATAAGTACAGGTGGAGTGAGTGTTGGAGATTATGACTTTGTAAAAGATATAGTTCCGCGTCTTGGTGCTGAGGTAGTTTACAAAGGTGTAGCTATTAAACCTGGAAAGCACATAATGGTTGCACAAAGAGAGGGTAAGTTTATCTTAGCTCTTCCAGGATTTGCATACTCTTCAACAGTAACTTCTATACTTTATGCTCTGCCGCTTGTTTCTAAGATGCTAGGAAAAAGTGAAGCATACAAAACAGTTGAAGCAAAACTTAGTCAAAAGTTTACAAAAAGAAGCCGTTTAACAGAGTTTACCGCTTGTAATATTGTGGTAGAAGATGGACAATATCTTGTAAACTTTGAAGATAAAAAAGTAGGAAGTTCTGCAATACTTACTAATATGTTAAACAATAGCGCATTAATGGTAACTAGCGAAGATGATGGTGACTTAGAAGAGGGCACTTTTGTAAATGTAATCTTACTGGAGAACTTTTAA
- a CDS encoding EAL domain-containing protein: MKLKQLIALVLSVGIISSIAIVYFYILQKEFTKQHREFILTASSLENAHINLEQQILQNSIYSYHNQDEISSTIKQIEQTYTKLIDSEILDDKKYIKTKIDLLFLQKDINLNLQNIEEYLMLNAGIKNSLLFFGRHTEEALFLEKENRNLYIKATNILKHYNDAKRTQDVDYIKHNNFLLQSNSNDQKTQEFIKKFNLHSNYLAHKFPIFIQTTKRVLNNDINKYLENVRKDFLETSVNDFKILDMFAFVLFSLFISSLFFIILFFIKYLKENKKLQIITASLEDSLIHDQLCNIHNRRAFELDLQKITQPHLLILNIDDFKYTNDIYGNDVGNAILQELAHILKDEFSNRTSTCVYRLGGDEFGILFNKITNKEALKIAKDLEKKISNHDFIVYSFTLHLAVSIVSNSTVPILENADLALKLLKKDHTKRVLEYSDALNIKTDVKENMKTIKQIKTAIENDKIVPFFQPIVNLKTSKIEKYEALVRLKLEDGTFLPPYKFLTISKKSSLYHFITKTMIEKTLKMAKEFPQYRFSINISMLDIVDKKLVEMLFETLSKNRDAASRLDIELLESENLQDLTVVQDFITRLHLFGSKILIDDFGTGYSNFSYFSDLDIDIIKIDGSIVSEIEKSERKLHMLTSIHKFADGMNMKNVAEFVETKEVAHLLRDIGIEYVQGYYFSPPLERPLDNDEVII, translated from the coding sequence ATGAAATTAAAACAACTTATAGCATTAGTTTTAAGTGTTGGTATTATTTCATCCATCGCTATAGTTTATTTTTATATTCTTCAAAAAGAATTTACTAAACAGCATAGAGAGTTTATATTAACCGCTAGTTCACTTGAAAATGCTCACATTAACTTAGAACAACAAATACTTCAAAACTCTATATACTCTTATCATAATCAAGATGAGATTTCATCTACCATAAAGCAAATTGAGCAAACCTATACAAAACTAATAGATTCTGAGATACTCGATGATAAAAAATACATAAAAACTAAAATAGATCTCTTATTTCTTCAAAAAGATATCAACTTAAATCTTCAAAATATAGAAGAATACCTTATGTTAAATGCTGGAATAAAAAACTCTCTACTTTTTTTTGGTAGGCACACAGAAGAGGCTCTATTTTTGGAAAAAGAAAATAGAAATCTGTATATAAAAGCAACAAATATATTAAAACACTATAACGATGCAAAAAGAACACAGGATGTTGACTATATAAAACATAATAATTTTTTATTGCAATCGAATTCTAATGACCAAAAAACTCAAGAGTTTATAAAAAAGTTTAATCTTCATTCTAATTATCTTGCTCATAAATTTCCAATATTTATACAAACAACAAAAAGAGTTTTGAACAACGATATAAATAAATATTTAGAAAATGTAAGGAAAGACTTTTTAGAAACTTCAGTGAATGATTTTAAGATACTAGATATGTTTGCTTTTGTACTCTTTAGTCTTTTCATTTCATCTCTTTTTTTCATAATTCTTTTCTTTATTAAATATTTAAAAGAGAATAAAAAACTTCAAATTATTACAGCTTCACTTGAAGACTCACTTATTCATGATCAACTATGTAATATTCATAATAGAAGAGCATTTGAATTAGATTTGCAAAAAATTACACAACCGCATCTTCTTATATTGAACATAGATGATTTTAAATATACAAACGATATTTACGGCAATGATGTAGGTAATGCCATACTTCAAGAACTAGCTCACATATTAAAAGATGAATTTTCAAACCGTACTTCTACTTGTGTTTATCGTCTTGGAGGAGATGAATTTGGAATACTCTTTAATAAAATCACAAATAAAGAAGCATTAAAAATTGCAAAAGATCTTGAGAAAAAAATATCTAATCATGATTTTATAGTCTATAGTTTTACCTTGCATCTAGCCGTTAGTATAGTAAGTAATTCAACTGTTCCTATATTGGAAAATGCAGATTTAGCTCTTAAGTTACTTAAAAAAGACCACACTAAAAGAGTTTTAGAATACAGCGATGCTCTTAATATTAAAACAGATGTTAAAGAAAATATGAAAACTATTAAACAGATAAAAACTGCTATAGAAAATGATAAAATAGTTCCTTTCTTTCAACCAATAGTAAATTTAAAAACATCCAAAATAGAAAAATATGAGGCTTTGGTTAGACTAAAACTTGAAGATGGCACATTTTTACCACCATATAAATTTTTAACTATCTCAAAGAAAAGTTCTCTTTATCATTTTATCACTAAAACAATGATAGAAAAAACTCTAAAGATGGCTAAAGAATTTCCTCAATACAGATTTTCAATCAATATTTCAATGTTAGATATAGTAGATAAAAAATTAGTTGAGATGCTCTTTGAAACCCTATCTAAAAATAGAGATGCCGCTAGTAGATTAGATATAGAGTTGCTTGAGTCAGAAAATTTACAAGACTTAACGGTAGTTCAAGACTTTATAACTAGGTTGCATCTTTTTGGTTCTAAGATTCTTATAGATGATTTTGGAACAGGCTACTCCAACTTTTCATATTTTTCTGATCTTGATATAGATATCATTAAAATTGATGGCTCTATAGTTAGTGAGATAGAAAAAAGTGAAAGAAAACTTCATATGCTCACTAGCATCCATAAGTTTGCAGATGGCATGAACATGAAAAATGTAGCGGAGTTTGTAGAAACAAAGGAAGTAGCGCATCTGCTAAGAGATATTGGAATAGAGTACGTTCAAGGTTATTATTTTTCTCCACCTCTAGAGAGACCTCTAGATAATGATGAAGTTATTATCTAG
- a CDS encoding MoaD/ThiS family protein: MVKVEFLGPIQKEPLELEITNLNELATLLQADPQMQVWLENSAVAVNDTLVSTKDFALKDGDKVALLPPVCGG; encoded by the coding sequence ATGGTAAAAGTAGAGTTTTTAGGTCCTATTCAAAAAGAGCCTTTAGAGTTAGAGATTACAAATTTAAATGAATTAGCAACACTATTGCAAGCTGATCCACAGATGCAAGTGTGGTTAGAAAATTCAGCAGTTGCAGTAAATGACACACTTGTAAGCACTAAAGATTTTGCTTTAAAAGATGGTGATAAAGTGGCACTTCTTCCTCCAGTTTGTGGAGGTTGA
- a CDS encoding oleate hydratase, translating to MSLILESDMENINNLEDTKVYLIGSGIAGLASAVYLIKDAGVLGKNIHILEKDLISGGATDGAGDPEKGYVVRGGRMHEMHYECYWELLSHIPSLENPDVSIRDESYEFNKRFVSNGQARLLKDGKKLDVSSYGLSFEQQMDFVKLTYMSEKSLGNKRIEDWFNQAFFDTKFWYIWSSMFAFQKWSSLVEMRRYMKRFMHLVSGLQKLGGVMRTKYNQYDSVVRPMQRYLEENGVKFDMAKEVVDIDFNLASDKKTATVLHLKDKSEIILGKNDFVFFTNGSITDSSDNGSWDTPAKLKGVEESTSWKLWKKIAKKDSSFGNPDVFCENIDLQKWYSFTATMKDTTFLDYMENFSGNVDGTGGLVTLTDSNWLMSIVIARQPHFPNQPSDVKIFWGYGLYPDRKGNYIDKTMAECSGAELLEELYYHLKIQDLMKPVTQAGKVNCIPVSMPFIDSLFMPRNIGDRPDVIPKGSTNFAFLGQFCEAPKDCVFTVEYSVRTAQMAVYGLFDTDKKVHPMYEATHNPKYLLEALKAIAR from the coding sequence TTGAGTTTAATATTGGAGAGTGATATGGAAAATATAAATAATCTTGAAGATACAAAAGTTTATCTTATTGGTAGCGGAATAGCAGGACTTGCAAGCGCCGTATATCTAATAAAAGATGCAGGTGTTTTGGGTAAAAATATACATATTTTAGAAAAAGACTTAATTTCTGGTGGAGCTACTGATGGAGCTGGTGATCCAGAAAAAGGATATGTAGTTCGCGGAGGAAGAATGCATGAGATGCATTATGAATGCTATTGGGAACTACTCTCACATATTCCCTCTCTTGAAAACCCAGATGTATCGATAAGAGATGAATCTTACGAATTTAATAAGCGCTTTGTTTCAAATGGACAAGCTCGTCTTTTAAAAGATGGAAAAAAATTGGATGTTTCTTCGTACGGATTGTCTTTTGAGCAACAAATGGATTTTGTAAAACTAACCTATATGTCAGAAAAGTCTTTGGGCAATAAACGAATAGAAGACTGGTTTAATCAAGCTTTTTTTGATACTAAGTTTTGGTATATCTGGAGCTCTATGTTCGCATTTCAAAAATGGAGTTCTCTTGTAGAGATGAGAAGATATATGAAACGCTTTATGCATCTTGTATCAGGCTTGCAAAAGCTAGGTGGTGTTATGCGGACTAAATATAACCAATATGACTCAGTTGTAAGACCTATGCAGAGATACCTCGAAGAAAATGGTGTTAAGTTTGATATGGCAAAAGAGGTTGTAGATATAGACTTTAATCTAGCATCTGATAAAAAAACTGCCACAGTTCTTCATCTTAAAGATAAGAGTGAAATAATCTTAGGCAAAAATGATTTTGTATTTTTCACAAATGGCTCAATTACAGATAGTAGTGACAATGGCAGCTGGGATACTCCAGCAAAATTAAAAGGAGTAGAAGAATCTACTTCTTGGAAATTATGGAAAAAAATAGCAAAAAAAGACAGCTCTTTTGGTAATCCAGATGTATTTTGTGAAAATATTGATTTGCAAAAATGGTACTCATTTACTGCAACAATGAAAGACACTACTTTTCTTGATTATATGGAAAATTTTTCTGGTAACGTAGATGGAACAGGTGGACTTGTTACTTTAACTGATTCAAATTGGCTTATGTCAATAGTAATAGCAAGACAACCTCACTTTCCAAATCAACCTAGTGATGTGAAAATTTTCTGGGGATATGGACTCTATCCTGATAGAAAAGGAAACTATATAGATAAAACAATGGCTGAGTGTAGCGGTGCTGAGTTACTAGAAGAACTTTACTATCATTTAAAGATTCAAGATTTGATGAAGCCTGTTACTCAAGCAGGAAAAGTGAACTGTATTCCTGTTTCGATGCCATTTATAGATAGTCTTTTTATGCCGAGAAATATTGGAGATAGACCAGATGTTATACCAAAAGGCTCAACAAACTTTGCTTTCTTAGGTCAATTTTGTGAAGCACCAAAAGATTGTGTATTTACAGTTGAGTATTCAGTTAGAACAGCTCAAATGGCAGTTTACGGATTGTTTGATACTGATAAAAAAGTACACCCAATGTATGAAGCTACACACAACCCAAAATATTTGCTTGAAGCACTTAAGGCAATCGCTAGATAA
- a CDS encoding cytochrome c peroxidase: MKKILLFIISLSLFGAEPISPIPQHIEFDEKKAQLGKKLFFDTILSRDNSTACVSCHDIFNGGADANVVSRGFKNKMGNIQSPTVLNSRYNFKQFWNGRAKNLTEQADGPINNPVEHNMNAKEVEKRINNSKEYKQIFKEVYGTSRIRYKEVLDAIVEFENALTTPNSKFDRFLRGEVKLSKDEKNGYILFKQNGCITCHNGINIGGNSFQKMGTFLEYGIKKDYPDRSMVTNNPNHKNVFKVPTLRNINKTAPYFHDGSAATLKDALTTMAKHNLGINMKEDEVDKIITFLKTLDGDLPKILEDK; encoded by the coding sequence ATGAAAAAAATATTATTATTTATTATCTCCTTATCACTATTTGGCGCTGAACCCATCTCACCAATTCCCCAGCATATTGAATTTGATGAAAAAAAAGCACAGCTGGGTAAAAAACTATTTTTTGACACAATTCTCTCAAGAGACAATTCAACGGCATGTGTAAGTTGCCATGATATTTTTAACGGCGGAGCAGATGCAAATGTCGTCTCTCGAGGCTTTAAAAATAAAATGGGAAATATCCAATCACCCACAGTTTTAAACTCAAGATACAACTTTAAACAGTTTTGGAATGGTCGAGCCAAAAATCTTACTGAACAAGCTGATGGTCCAATCAACAATCCTGTTGAACACAATATGAACGCAAAAGAGGTTGAGAAAAGAATCAACAATTCAAAAGAATATAAACAAATTTTTAAAGAAGTTTATGGCACTTCAAGAATACGATATAAAGAAGTCCTAGATGCAATAGTTGAGTTTGAAAATGCACTAACAACTCCAAACTCTAAATTTGACAGATTTTTAAGAGGTGAAGTTAAGCTCTCAAAAGATGAAAAGAATGGCTATATTCTTTTTAAACAAAATGGATGCATAACTTGTCACAACGGTATAAATATCGGTGGAAATTCATTTCAAAAAATGGGAACATTTTTAGAATACGGAATCAAAAAAGATTATCCTGATAGAAGCATGGTTACAAATAATCCAAACCACAAAAATGTATTTAAAGTTCCTACTTTAAGAAATATAAATAAAACCGCTCCATACTTTCATGATGGAAGTGCCGCAACACTCAAAGATGCATTAACCACTATGGCAAAACATAATCTTGGTATAAACATGAAAGAGGATGAAGTAGATAAAATAATCACTTTTTTAAAAACTCTTGATGGTGATTTACCTAAAATACTAGAAGATAAATAA
- a CDS encoding molybdenum cofactor biosynthesis protein MoaE translates to MLSLYNGPLNVATILKEWYEEESRNNYGAYIPFVGTVRSEDDIDGLSFDIYEPILVKWFNEWEEKAKAKGAIIKMAHSRGDVMFHESSYIAAVFSPQRRVALDFIDEFVEDFKASAPIWKYDLKDGRRIYAKDRSTAIKGSGILS, encoded by the coding sequence ATGCTAAGTCTTTACAATGGACCTTTGAATGTCGCAACTATTTTAAAAGAGTGGTATGAAGAAGAATCAAGAAATAATTATGGTGCTTATATACCTTTTGTTGGAACTGTAAGAAGTGAAGATGATATAGATGGATTGAGTTTTGATATTTATGAGCCTATCTTGGTTAAATGGTTTAATGAGTGGGAAGAAAAAGCAAAGGCAAAAGGTGCGATTATAAAAATGGCACACTCTCGTGGTGATGTAATGTTTCATGAATCATCTTATATAGCTGCAGTTTTTTCTCCACAAAGACGTGTTGCTTTGGATTTTATAGATGAGTTTGTAGAAGATTTTAAAGCATCTGCACCTATTTGGAAATATGATCTTAAAGACGGTAGAAGAATCTATGCAAAAGATAGATCAACGGCTATAAAAGGGAGTGGAATTTTATCATGA
- a CDS encoding MqnA/MqnD/SBP family protein: MVFGKIEYLNLLPFHVFMKRFTKSSQQSMSMHYKRGVPAKINEKFLSRRVDAAFISSVHAKKYKYVNLGIIAKKEVLSVIVVPDVEDEKDAESATSNILAKVLDVKGKVLIGDKALKYYLQGKPHIDLASEWNRRYKLPFVFALLCYHKDKNLYKKIQKEFLKQKIKIPQYLLNEASLKTDVSKKEILNYLTYISYDLNTKAKKGLSLFYKKKLH, translated from the coding sequence TTGGTTTTTGGAAAAATAGAGTATTTAAATCTCTTACCATTTCATGTCTTTATGAAACGTTTTACTAAGAGTTCTCAACAAAGTATGAGTATGCATTATAAACGAGGTGTTCCCGCAAAAATTAATGAAAAATTTTTATCTCGTAGAGTAGATGCTGCTTTTATCTCAAGTGTTCATGCTAAAAAATACAAATACGTAAATCTAGGAATTATTGCAAAAAAAGAAGTTCTTAGCGTAATAGTTGTTCCAGATGTAGAAGATGAAAAAGATGCAGAGTCTGCAACTTCAAATATCCTTGCAAAAGTCTTAGATGTAAAAGGCAAAGTTCTTATAGGCGATAAAGCTCTTAAATACTATCTTCAAGGAAAGCCACACATAGACTTAGCATCTGAGTGGAACCGTAGATATAAACTTCCATTTGTTTTTGCATTACTTTGCTACCACAAAGATAAAAATTTATATAAAAAGATACAAAAAGAGTTTTTAAAACAAAAAATAAAAATTCCTCAATATTTACTAAATGAAGCCTCTTTAAAAACTGATGTTTCAAAAAAAGAAATATTAAACTATCTTACTTATATCTCTTATGATTTAAACACCAAAGCTAAAAAAGGACTCTCTCTTTTTTATAAAAAAAAACTACATTAA
- a CDS encoding malic enzyme-like NAD(P)-binding protein: protein MSKTSTTDQEALDYHEFPKPGKISVETTKPVVTQKDLSLAYTPGVAVPCLAIEKNPEDAYRYTAKKNLVAVISNGTAVLGLGNIGALASKPVMEGKGVLFKNFSGLDCFDIEVDTQSIDRFCSVVTAIAPTFGGINLEDIKAPECFEIERRLVEELDIPVMHDDQHGTAVISAAAIINACEVTHRKIEDLKIVVVGAGAAAISCARLYRILGAREIYMLDSKGVIHNGRSDLNEYKREFCASGYMTHSEVFACADVVVGLSKPGTFNIEDIKTMANEPIIFTLANPTPEIFPQDVLEARADAVVATGRSDFDNQVNNVLGFPFIFRGAMDVRASKINDDMKLAAAHALAELARMEVPKEINELYAKDIKFGKEYLIPKPFDKRLIVEVSSAVAQAAIDSGVSNMKDFNIKAYRKELAQILK from the coding sequence ATGTCAAAAACATCTACTACAGATCAAGAAGCTCTTGATTATCATGAATTTCCAAAACCTGGAAAAATATCAGTTGAGACTACAAAGCCAGTAGTTACTCAAAAAGATTTATCACTTGCTTACACTCCAGGTGTTGCAGTTCCGTGTTTAGCTATAGAAAAAAATCCCGAAGATGCTTATAGATATACTGCTAAGAAAAATCTTGTAGCGGTTATATCAAACGGAACAGCAGTTTTAGGACTTGGCAATATTGGTGCATTAGCATCTAAGCCAGTTATGGAAGGCAAGGGTGTTTTGTTTAAAAACTTCTCTGGACTTGATTGTTTTGATATTGAAGTAGATACACAAAGTATAGATAGATTTTGTTCTGTAGTAACGGCTATAGCTCCAACATTTGGTGGCATAAATCTAGAAGATATAAAAGCTCCTGAGTGTTTTGAGATAGAGAGACGCTTAGTAGAAGAGTTAGATATCCCTGTTATGCATGATGACCAACATGGTACAGCAGTTATATCTGCTGCAGCTATTATCAATGCTTGTGAAGTTACACACAGAAAGATAGAAGATTTAAAAATTGTTGTAGTTGGTGCTGGAGCGGCAGCAATATCTTGTGCAAGACTATATAGAATACTTGGTGCAAGAGAGATTTATATGCTTGATTCTAAAGGTGTTATTCACAATGGAAGAAGTGATTTAAATGAATACAAAAGAGAGTTTTGTGCATCTGGATATATGACTCATTCAGAAGTTTTTGCTTGTGCTGATGTTGTTGTTGGACTCTCAAAACCAGGTACATTTAACATAGAAGACATTAAAACTATGGCAAATGAGCCAATAATATTTACACTTGCAAATCCGACTCCTGAAATTTTTCCACAAGATGTGCTTGAAGCAAGAGCAGATGCAGTAGTTGCAACGGGAAGAAGTGATTTTGACAATCAAGTAAATAATGTTTTAGGTTTTCCATTTATATTTAGAGGTGCTATGGATGTTCGAGCATCTAAGATAAACGACGATATGAAACTAGCTGCTGCACACGCACTTGCAGAACTAGCTCGCATGGAAGTACCAAAAGAGATAAATGAACTTTATGCAAAAGATATCAAGTTTGGTAAAGAGTATCTTATACCTAAACCATTTGATAAAAGACTTATAGTTGAGGTCTCAAGTGCAGTAGCTCAAGCTGCAATAGATAGCGGTGTATCCAATATGAAAGATTTTAATATTAAAGCCTATAGAAAAGAGTTAGCTCAAATCTTAAAATAA